CtgttaattaaaaattctaTAGATCTATAAAATCTGCCATTAACCTGTGATATGACATTGGTCGACCCCATAAAATCCAGAAAAATCAtcagattttttataaaaatttgattaAACTTCTCATTTACTTTTTAATAGTACATAAGATTGAATAAAGTATTTGATAATAGTTTCACATTATAACAATCACGAAAGCTACGATTTTTTGATATGGTACATAATGGTTATATATAGTTTGTAAGTGTATATTTTCTTGTCGTAGtgatcatataatttttaagtttgTATAATATGATCTATACGAAATGTGAtgagattatattatattataacgCATGATATAAACAgtgatttttttatagtttaattaatgTCCAATATGTTAACATAGTAATAATGGAATTTATTTAAACATTcaataaaacaataatgaatttattaaaatgttatatGATATCATTTGGTTTGCTATAATAAAGGTTAGTTATAATATATGGTTGTATTTAATAGGTATGACTAAAAATGAATAGGTACAACAACCTTGcataagtatattttttaagaatccatctcttttaatagtatagatgttggggtcaaaatcggtaacGACGAAATCAATGTCGAAAAGTTCTCGAGAAACCTtcctaaaaagaaaataagaatacgGAAAACTAAATCTTCGTATTCTTAAGACTATTACCAGGGACCATTCAAACCATCGAACGAACAATTCCCGAGCATCGGAACAAACCAACCAGCATAGTCCGACCAATCGGAGAAGTTGGATTAGGCAAGGCCAACTCGCCCAACGACGAGTGGAATCAGTCTTGTCCATACTCGCCTTTGCCAAGTTGGATCTGTCCAGAACAATGTATTCTCGTCTCCAGAACTCCCCCCTTCAGGCCTCGGTCAAACTTTgtcttgtttcgtctcaatcggagttacCGTTGAAAGTTTACGGAAAAACGACAAAAGCTTATTTTTGCATATAAGTTCGGGTCAATCGTATAAAGACGAtaatggttaacttaacaccattGTTATCTTCACTATATGATTTATTTGGATTATCTCGTAAAACCGGCATCGTACTGGAGGTTACTCTTCCGAAAAGAAATAGTAAAAACATTTTCGTTAAAAATGGCCCAAAGGGTCAAAACGCGACAAAAGGCCACTTACGATTTTTAACGAGAAACGGCCCGAAGTTGCTATGACAGTTTATCGAATATTCGagagaagagataaatgtcaattttgaagataaatgtcaagtttggAGATAAATGTCAATTTCAGATGTAAATGTtaaagtttcaaaggataatcatgaagatcggaaaaaatgaaatattttcgCCAAAGGTTGAACTCGACCCAGAAGCGAAAAAGGAAGGCACAAACCAAcctaggaggagtatataagggattCAAAGGCGAGAGGTGGAAAAAGAGAATTTGGACACacagaaaacttagcacttagaacgatttaggcaattttctatttttgttatcgagctgcgactcaactaagTTTTCAAGTCTTAGGTGATTAGAACTAGGATATCGCCGACAGCTCTTATGGCCAAGGCTTTACCTGTTATAAAAGCttatacgcaaattcggaataagatcttctttgctctcttttcaaTTCTATCAATTTAATACATAGTCTATTTTTCGTTTCCTGATTGCTTGGCatgtggtttaacagatatccgggacctctgggaaatttagAGTTTCCTATCTTTCCTAAtttaacggaaatcgacagtgcgaatttcagttcccacagtttggcgctagaaggaggaggGGTACGGATCAAATCTAACTCTCAGCCGCAGACGCTCGATCAGACATGGCAACAGACAACCCACAAACTCATATTGATGGAGATATCAACGACAACGAGAACGTTGGCACCACTCCAGCAGTGAACGTGTCTGCGGTCAACGCTAATGCTAACACCGCAGCGTTCGAGGAGATGTTCACCGCCTTCAAAAAGAAGTTGGAGGACCAGGAAAAGCTCATAGTCCTTTCGCCAAACAGGTCGAAACCCTAACAGCGAGAACCAAAGGCATCCTCCCCCGTGGAGCTACGAAGCTTTGCGGAAGAAGACTTGATTTTACGACTCCGCTCGACAGACCGGGGAGCACACAGGATAACCCTACAGGAGAATACCCTGGCGAGATAACCTATGCTTTGACTCGGAAAAACTCGGAAAACCTTCCACGCCGTGCAGGAAACGGAGGAGTACGAGGTCGAACGAGTTAACTTGGAGTCCAGCAATCAGTCCGATCATTCTAACGACGACCAGGAGCCGCACAAATCGGCTAGATTTTTCGTCCGAGAAACCCATgacagaagaagaggaaaacacCTTCTGGGTCGAACAAGAAAAACTCGCCGAGGAACATGCTCAAATCACTCACAGCAAACACCGACAAACTCGGGAAGCCGCTGATGGTTATCTCGACAAAATCCGCGATCTCCGTGATTACATCACGAAAACGGCTGAGGAAGTGAAGGCGGTGAAATCTCAAATTCACCACGCTACCAGTGCCGCAGTTGAGATTGACAGGCTCCTCGAGGAAGCTCAAAAGACTCCCTTCACCGCTCGCATTACCGAGACAAAGGTCTCAGAACCTGGAAAAAATAAGATCCCTAACTACGTTGGTACCACCGATCCTAAGGCGCATCTGCAGACCTTTCAGATCGCCATGGGGAAGGCCAAGCTAAAGGAAAACAAAAGAGACGCTGGCCATCGCCGCCTCTTCATCGAAAATCTCTAGGGAGCAGCGCTCGAGTGGTTTTCCCACCTTAGGCGAAATTTCATCAGAAGTTTCCGTCAACTCGCttcggaatttctcaaacaatactctatgttcatataTAGAGAAACTTCTGACGTCGATTTCTGGAGCCTTACCCAGAAGGAGACactctggtacaagtcaaaattctgaaagtggataactctcgGCAAGCCGTGGACAATCCAAGATGCCCTCCATAAGGCAGATTACATCACCATCGAAGAAGAGATGAAAGTTCTGTCGCGAAAACATAAGTCGACAGAAACATCCTCGAAAGATGCGGCATCAGATCAGCAATCTAAGAAGGGGAACTCTCTTAACGACAAGTACGCCCATCACGAGGGAGATGAACTCcagggggcgcataactatgccaTTAACTCCGAACAAGGAAGGACGTCAGGAAATACGTGGACTCAAAATTCGGGATACAATGACTTCGTCTTCTACGGGTTTCACCAGACACGAGGACACTCGGCCGTGAACTGCAAAGTACTAGGCGCGAGGTTAGCCGCAAAATTACTCGTAGGAGAAATCTCTGAAGTCACCGGTATCAAGGATCTCATCGGCGATTCCAATCGCCCACCTAAAACTGATAGAACCCCAGAGAATCCTTCTCAAGGGAATCAATCAGGCGAAAAACGTAGAAGAAGGCAGGACTACAAAGAAAACGACAATAATCATCGCAGAGTGAACATGATCATCGGCGGATCGCAAAACTGCCATGACACTGAAACAAGCGCGAACTGGCCGGCCACGTCTCTGCCCTGCGACGTACTAAACGACGCGATCACCTTCGAGGAGGAAGAGACTGGCGGAATCGACCAGCCCCATTGTGAACCGCTCGTTATTGATCTCGTAATCAAGGATCTCGAGGTCATAAGGATCCTAGTCGACACAGGAAGCACAGTGAAGTACCAACGCCGAAACCGCTGACCGGGTTCTCCGGTATAACGTCAATGACGCTCGACTCGATTAAGCTCCCGGCGATGGCGAAAGAAATCACGAAAATCATTGACTTCGCGGTGGTAGACCtccctgccatctacaacgtgatcatgggaatgCCTTTGATAAACTCCATGAAGGCAGTATCATCAACACATCACCTAGGCATCAAATTCCCGACTCCCAACGGAATTGCTgtaatctggggatgccaaaaacagtcgcgactttGCTTCCTAGCCGAACACAAACTACGACAAGACACGATGACCTCTATGGTCAAACCGAAATGAACGAATACAGCTCAGCTAACATCTGAAAAAGCTTCGAAGAAGAATGATCCAAATCATTCACTCAGGCAACGGCCgcggaaaacatgaaaattcCCGAGTCATCGCTTCATACATCCCAGAGAAATCAAATCCGAAAGAAATCGTCAATCCAGTAACAGTCACCGCGACTAATATGTCCGACGCAATCTCGCCAAACGAGTAAGAAACACTCACGACACAAactgaactacgagatggcttgatccccgaaaggagtacgtaggcaactCGTCacaagacgagttcagctatccccctctctaaaaggggggaggggagtgggtacgtatacatatactcgtatactcccacatttttaaaaattttattataataagaaAAACTCAATATGATTTCCTATAAAATCTCGCAACTCACTTTACCGTATCTTGTAAATAGCTTTTGGCCACGATAGCAGTCGGCGATTCGCTTAAAAATGCTTATGTACAAAGCAAAATCGTATGGCCCGGACACGGGAATTATACGAATTCAGCCTATCAAATCTCAGATACTTTCAAAGAACCTCGCAGACCACATAAAAACATTCGCAACACAAATTATTCCAAGAGACCCACAAACTTCTCGTCTAGAGAAGCAATACCTTAGAAAACACGATTCCTAACAAATTATTTCGGCCACGAGGTCAAAATCTTCATTCGGACCTTGTCCTCAAGAAACGTAAAAATCATTTTGCGCAAAggaaaaaacgtatttttagAAAAGTGAGACGTCGTAAAAACTTCTGAAGGTATATTTCCAAGACATCAAATAAATCTCTAAAACAGTCCATTTTCGACTATAAACTAACAAAGTTCGttgattggccccgacgaatactttagccgtcttaaacaaacatAAACCGACCTTCCTCTTCGCAGAAATGGTCACTCGTACATCCGACAAGGATAAATAGTgcgctataaaaaaaattcagaatttttggtcagcacttccgaGACTTAGAAACTGTCATCGGAGAGATACTCGATTTATACCAGACAAGTTGAATAAGCCAAGAACCTATCGTGGACTTTAAATCAGTACGAATCAGGTTGAGATCGCATACGGGAATATGTAAGACGAAGTAGTCATCGCACACCCTAAAATATATGGTAAACCTAGGTCTTACTCTATTCCCAGCACATTGGTCTTTAACATCTCAAAGCATAGTATTTgacgatacgagatcccaaaagtTGTCTCTTTGTATATTCTACGTTCACGAATCTTcgtaaaattgaaaaaaaaatcgaatttcttCGCCCAAGACGAACAGCGAATACGACGATCTATCAAAATAGTTAGGTATGAGATGACAACTCACATTCTTCCCTCTACAACTACGAAAACATACAAActctttaaacataaatatCGTAGTTCATTATATGAAAAAGTCGCCcggcggcagggattcaaagccacatacggccagtcccgataacATAGAAACATGGCCACACTCTgccaaaaataaacataaatccTCCGGTAAGAATCATGCGCAGCACCGGATTATCCCAGACCACTGCTCCGTCCCTGTGCGTGAAAACCGGACAGGATGGGATCTTCTACAGACAGCTCGGCATCTTCCTCGATTGAAGGACCAGATCGCGGTCGGTAAAGCGCCACTGCTGCACAGACTCTTGCCGAAGTAAAGTAACCCCAGAAAACCGGACCTCCACGTAGGACGTTTCAAACAGCAAATAAATCCTCCGGTAACGAAGGAATGGGGTCGTAAACTGAAAGGCAAACGTAAAGTTAAATACTAACAATAATGGAATAGTAAAACGATCTGCCTCATTACCTCTCCTTCCCCACGATCGCCTGAAAACAGGAAGACACTCTTCGGAATTCGAGGCTTCGTCCAGGCGAACAAAAAAGAAGTAGTCCTTCCAGCCGCGATCGTTTGTAGCAAAGCCTTTGCCTATCGCCATCCAAGGACGCAGCCAGAAATCGTACAAATTTTCAACTCTCGTCCgatacaaacaaaataaactcTCAAGATAGTCGGCGGTGAGATCCACTCCCCGCTCATAGCCCAGAACTAGCATCCCGACAATATGCTTTAGACCAAGTGGAGAAATCTGGCTTATCGAAACACCAGAACGATCCAGAATCTCCACTATAGCTGGCGGGATAGGAAATCACAAACGACTACGCAGCAAATGCGCTTCGTACAAAGTGAAATATCCTCGAGGAGGATTATCAGCCCTCTCTCCCTCACAAGGCAGGCGAAATACAACATTCGTCGGAACTTGACAAAAGCTGTGCCTGCCAGCGATTATCTCGGCAAAAGGTCGAATGGGACACCATAGCTCGGGAGGAGGAATCTCTCTATTACATGTGGCGATCTAATATGCTTCAGATTCATCAGGATCCACGGAATGTGCAACAAACTCGATCTCCGGAACGACTTCATCACCATGGATTCGAGAATTCTCGGGATCAAAACACGAAGACAAAGCTCTCTCTGAAGTTCCTTGATCAAAAGACATTATCAAGAACAAAGGGAGACAAAGGGAAAgagagggaaaaaaaaaatttctatcttAAGAGATTCTTGTGGAAATGAGCaagtaaagaatttgaaaactTACACCACATACTTATAGGAAAATAAAATCTACTATTGAACCTCGGACTTTCGGCCATTGATTCTGCCCAACTTGCCTAACCTACCTAACCGCACGCAAGAATCGAGCTCGAAACTTGCGAGCTGTGGGGCTAACTGTTGGAGTCAAAATCAATGTCGAAAAGTTCTCGAGAAACCTtcctaaaaagaaaataagaatacgGAAAACCTtcctaaaaagaaaataagaatacgGAAAACTAAAACTTGGTATTCTTAAGACTAAAACCCGACAAGGGACCATTCAAACCGTCGAACGAACAATTCCCAAACATCGGAACAACCAAACCAGCATCGTCCGACCCATCGTAGAAGTTGGATTAGCCAAGGCCAATTCGCCCAACGGCGAGTTGGATTGTCCGATCCAACTCGCCGTTGGGTGTGTTGAAAGTGGTTTATCTAACTCGCCCAACGGTGAGTTTGATCAGTCTTGTCCAGACTCGCCTTTGCCGAGTTGGATCATCTCGTAAAACTGGCGTCGTACTGGGGGTTACTCTTccgaaaaaaatcataaaaacgtTTTCGTCGAAAAACGGACCAAAGGATCTAGAATGCGGcaaaagcccacttacgatttttaaCGAGAAATTGGCCCGAAGTTGCTATGACAGTTTATTGAATATTCGCGAGAAAAGATAAatagataaatgtcaagtttggAGATAAATGTCAATTCCTGAGGAAAATGTTAAAGTTTCAAAGAATAATCatgaaaattgggaaaaatggaTTTTTTCCGCCGAAGGATGAACTCGACACAGAAGCGAAAAAGGAAAGcccaaaccgacctaggaggagtatataagggatgCGAAGGCAAGAGGCGCAAAAAGAGAATTTGGACACACataaaacttagcacttagagcgatttatgcaattttccgtttttgttatcgagctgcaactcaactaggttttcaagtattaggttgttagaactaggatttCGCCGACAGCTCTTACGGCCAAGATTTTACCTGTTGTAAACGCTTATACgcaaattcagaataagattttctttgctctcttttcgttTCTATCAATTTAATACATAGTTTGTTTTTCGTGTTCTAATTGTTTGGCGTATGGTTTAGCATATATCagagacctctgggaaatttagggtttcttatCTTTCCTAATTTGACGGAaattgacagtgcgaattttggttctcACAATAGATATCTTatataaatctatactattaaaagggaaggattATTTCAAATATACCTTTGAAAGGTTGATGCATCTATTCATTATATTTTGGTCTTGCCTTTATTTTCTCTAAcaatcaaaacaataaaaacatgATATACCTTTTGGAAATATCGTTGGttttttttcaatattatatttttttgccattatcatttatttattcatctaaaaattatgaaatgtatTTTTTGGTATTGTAATATCAGTGAAATATATGTATCTCATTCTAACACGTAAATGTGAAATATTCAAAGCATATTATTCAATTTATGTTCCTTATATATGTGACATAATTTATTGACCGATTGAGcatatattcataatttaattttaatcacttttCGATCATGTTATTAAAccgtaaaatactaaaatttacattttatataattataaaattctaGGCCTTCTTATGTGTATTTATACTAAATTTTATACACTTATGATTTTTTAGgttttatcagatttttaataaatcattttttaaaatccaaattttgtaaaaatatataagttggtAGAACCTCTGATAGAATGCTACATGAAGAACATATGCCAATCCATATTATATATGGCTATAGGGTTTATCAGTTCGACCACGGATCATGATCGGATAAAAACACTGCTTATAATTCGTCTATAAACCACATATGTATCCCTACTAAAAGGAATTAAAcaatttgtaaaaatagaatACTTTTTTGCACTATTTAAATGTAGATGGACTGTTAGTCTTTAGCATTATGTTTTGGTTTGAGTATTTTGAGTTTTGGTGTTTTGGTTCTCGAAATTTAGGACAATTATTCAcaaagtttggtttggtttgattttagttgtgttattttattttcttttatttggttCATTAGCAAAGTTGAGAATCGCctaatatgcaaaaaataaACTCGGTCCAATTAAGTTATGGTTTGATTCTGGTTTTCCAGATAATTACAAATTTATAGGTAAAAATATTGGATACTTTGGGATTGTCAGTTTAAATATCATGTAATTTCGGTTGTTCGGATAAAAATCTCAGAtaatttgaataattttaataatttaaagatttttttgggTAATTCggtttatatatagtattttaaaaatatatggttatttagaaattaaaagtaattaatattAGTAAGTAtagaatttgtattttaaaaattcacttACCCTTTTGGTTCTCCGTTACTTATGaaattcaatttatttttagtttcaagATTTTCAGTTTGGTACAATTTAGTTCGTGGTTCCGAATAAATGTGATTGGATctatacaatatattatatcgaaatacatttaaaatatttttttaatgtcaaaacaaacccgcgctttccaagcttggatcaaaatctagtgtgCTCCCTCCGGATACGAATGTAAGATGTTGTAGCTTTTTTTCTTGTATACTAATGTAAGATATTTTGAGGTTTAACTAATGCATTTTggttttataaaaatgaaacttccaagaatatatatttatctgtGCAAAAGTGATAAATGTATATGGGTAAAAGAAATTTCAAAGTCAAACTATTAATGACTATTGcatgaaattaaattattaagataacaaaaattattattctgTGATTCTTGTGTATATGTAAACAATCGATCAAACAGCGATGATCAGTTACAGTTTACAGTATTCCATTAtgttctaaaaattaaaaactccaataaaattattaaaaatagagAATAATTCTTGATTTATCCAAAAAAGAGAATATTTCTTGACATGTATTAGTAGCAAATTATTAGAAGTAATATGTAGATATATATCaacaatacaaaataaataattaactaaaaataaggaaacaaaatatacCTGAATTCATAAAAGAATGATTTTCCAGTTCTTCATCAAATTGAATAATTGCACCATCATCCGATGTAGTTGAATTTCTTGGTGGACTTttattcaaatcaaacaaaGCTTCTCTTTCATTATTTTGAAATGGtaaatttaaatcaaatctGTGAAAGCCATTGATAAGTTTTAATTTGCATCAATCCATATTgctaatatatatagaagattaGTGAAATACTCTTTTGGTTTTGGCTCCATTCTAAATTGGTTTTCGTTAAAAATGTGGctccaaaactaaaaaatttccaaagtgTAAAGTGTCTTTTGAGTAACCAAATTTATCTTGAAAAACAAACACATCTAGTAATAGCAAATAATTATCTGGTCGGGTACATGCAACTTGTCTTTACTAGGGAATTTATTTGTCGTAGGTTATGCATTAAAACTCATTGTAGTGACAAAATTAATAGCAAATAATTATTGTCTTAACATGTGtgaaatacttaaaatatcgtAAATTTAAATCCAGAGGGAGTAAACGAGAGCAGTATTCAAAgtttgaaattaaacaaaatctTCTCTCGAATTGTActgaaacttttattttatgggTGATGATATTATAGTATTTGTGAAAAACATAAAATCGTATATTCCCTCTCGAATGTTGCGGTCAATTTCGTCGGCATTTCCCTTTTCAAATATAAAGAATACACGTTAACTAGTGTACCTGCGTTTTAAACATTTTGTCGCCTGATAATTCCTACAATTTCTCTTGGCTTCCGGTGAGCTAACGTCACAGGCTGAGGATGGTGCAAGATGGATCAAAACCCTAGTCAATGTAGAAGATCATGTATTCGTACCAGACATAGACCCTGACGAAATTGGTGACCAAGGAAACAAATTCGTAGAGGACTACATTTCACGACTTACAATGCTTCCTCTTGATAGATCAAGACCCTTGTGGGATATCCACATCCTCAACGTCAAAACATCTGATGCAGAAGCAGCCGGTCTCATAAGATCTCACCATTCGTTGGGAGATGGAATGTCACGTATGTCTCTCATTTTGGCGTGTACTCATAAATCATCAGACCCTGAAGCGCTTCCTACTATTCCTATCCTTAAACGACGTGAAAACGTGTCACACGGCCTTAGAAACACAGGCTGGTTCTTAAgctcgatgtttgccatttatGCCACAGTGAGATTGATTTGGAATACCATTGTAGATCTTCTGTTACTCTTGGCTACGGTGTTGTTTCTGAAGGATACAGAGACGTCTCTAAAAGGTGGTGCAGAAGCCGAGAGCAATGCGAAGAGATTTTCTCATCGAATTGTTTCTTTAAATGACGTAAGCCTTATAAAAGACATCATGGACATGGTAATTAAGTTTAGATAGTTTCGGTTTGAATACTTACTATAATTTCTTAAAGACAACACTTTCACAAACAAATTAAGTGTTTTTCTTGTTTCCTGATCTTGTGACCATCTCTAGACTATCAACGATGTTTTACTTGGAGTTACGCAAGCTGCTCTCTCGCGCTATCTAAACGTAGCACATGGTAAATATCGACTTgcaataaaaacatattacatGTGATTTATATGTCTTAATGTTTATTTTGGATTTACGTGTTGCTTCTTGACCTAATAAAAGACAAGACGAATGGGAATGCTGGAACATCAAGACCGCTTCTAAATAATATTCCATGTAATGTACGAATTCGTGCAGGAATTTTGGTAAACCTAAGGTCGGAAATTGGAGTCCAGGTTAGAAACATGCACCTTTGAATACACTGTATACACCATTGTTCAAAGATATagaaaaaatacatgtattgtGACACGAGGCAATTATGATTGAAGCCATTGGCAGATATGATGGCAAAAGATTCTAAATGCAGATGGGGAAACCTTATCAACATAGTTGTTTTACCACTGTCGATTGGTCCAGAAACTGATCCATTGGTCTATCTATAGAAAGCTAAATCCACGATGGATCAAAAGAAAAACTCTCTTCATGCTCCTATACTTTATTTGATTATGAGCTTCATAGTTAGTGTGTTTGGTGCAAGGTATATAAAAATGATCGTTATACTCGATTTCTTTCCGCTGTGAGAAAGTGGGGAACTTATAACATAAGAGCAGGATTAACCCGGGATTCTTAGGATgtagttcttagcggaagttaagaaactgtttcttaacttttttagttaaaagttaagaaacagtttcttaacttccgctaagaactccattctaagaaccccgggttaatcatggtctaagacTCTTATCATTTTAGATAAGAGCAGCATTGTTCAATCGATTATTATTAAGCACAACGGCATTCATTTCAAACGTCAATGGCCCAACCGAAGAAATCAGTTTACATGGCCATCCAATCGCTTATATCGCTCCTAGCGTCTATGGACACGCACAAGTATGTAAAGAGCCAAAGAACTACTTGATAATATTTAACTTAGTCCAACCTTTTtcttcttaataattttctttgtttttgttcttaataaatttatgtttgtGTTTGACAGGCATTGCTTATCCATTTCCAAAGTTACGCGGACAAGATGGTAATCTCGATAGCGGTTGACCCTACAATCATACCAGATTCGCACAAGCTATGTGATGCAATGGAGGAGTCTTTGAAATCTATGAAAATTGCTCTTTTAGGAAAAGGCTACTGATTAACGAACAAGTGAATAATATGTGTAATTAAGT
This genomic stretch from Brassica napus cultivar Da-Ae chromosome C9, Da-Ae, whole genome shotgun sequence harbors:
- the LOC106417281 gene encoding wax ester synthase/diacylglycerol acyltransferase 7-like, which translates into the protein MTLDSIKLPAMAKEITKIIDFAVVDLPAIYNVIMGMPLINSMKAVSSTHHLGIKFPTPNGIAAEDGARWIKTLVNVEDHVFVPDIDPDEIGDQGNKFVEDYISRLTMLPLDRSRPLWDIHILNVKTSDAEAAGLIRSHHSLGDGMSRMSLILACTHKSSDPEALPTIPILKRRENVSHGLRNTGWFLSSMFAIYATVRLIWNTIVDLLLLLATVLFLKDTETSLKGGAEAESNAKRFSHRIVSLNDVSLIKDIMDMTINDVLLGVTQAALSRYLNVAHGILVNLRSEIGVQALLIHFQSYADKMVISIAVDPTIIPDSHKLCDAMEESLKSMKIALLGKGY